The following proteins come from a genomic window of Limosilactobacillus reuteri:
- a CDS encoding lactate utilization protein C, which yields MTDYLQEANTTKNQEDFLNRIAKAANRPRHTLSEDPFVPVNDLPETTLAGKSQDELLELARKNSEEVHVDFHIVKSANLGHTLNDFIQEKEIKSLMLPSFDEEKWQDYSLGKWQDNLRVDPIYYWEPEFGRQNIVNANDSDGAIGFADFLLAESGTVTVATYPKQGRMFHFLPTHYLAIVPKSKILPRSRQAMDYYQKAIQDGSLQTSNINFITGPSNSGDIEMVLIVGVHGPLDMEYVVVEDM from the coding sequence ATGACTGATTACTTACAAGAAGCAAACACTACTAAGAATCAAGAAGACTTCTTAAATCGAATTGCAAAGGCTGCCAACCGCCCACGTCATACGCTCAGTGAAGATCCATTTGTCCCCGTTAATGATCTGCCAGAAACTACCCTTGCTGGAAAAAGTCAGGATGAACTTCTTGAACTTGCGCGCAAAAATAGTGAAGAAGTTCATGTTGATTTCCATATTGTTAAATCAGCCAATCTTGGCCACACTCTTAATGATTTTATCCAAGAAAAAGAGATTAAAAGTTTAATGCTTCCCTCCTTTGATGAAGAAAAATGGCAAGATTATTCATTGGGGAAATGGCAGGATAATTTGCGAGTAGATCCTATTTACTATTGGGAGCCTGAATTTGGGCGGCAAAACATTGTAAATGCAAATGACAGTGATGGGGCAATTGGTTTTGCGGACTTTCTATTAGCCGAGTCAGGGACCGTAACAGTTGCAACCTACCCAAAACAAGGCCGGATGTTTCATTTTCTTCCAACCCATTACCTAGCTATTGTGCCGAAAAGCAAAATTTTACCACGTTCACGGCAAGCAATGGATTATTATCAAAAAGCAATTCAGGATGGTAGTTTACAAACATCAAACATCAACTTTATTACCGGCCCATCTAATTCTGGTGATATTGAAATGGTACTAATCGTTGGTGTTCACGGTCCACTTGATATGGAATATGTCGTTGTTGAAGATATGTAA